The Scomber scombrus chromosome 22, fScoSco1.1, whole genome shotgun sequence genome has a window encoding:
- the LOC134004582 gene encoding ankyrin repeat and SOCS box protein 15-like, giving the protein MISCTVVKLGLQPCTEMDDIEQEGINEELIEFAIRESIQDSYKLPCSLQTNRKEPNSEDFVKIIAAIQKGDVCALQALSGCVSAFRETDMRGLLPLHTAAVQPQQEILSVVLQAVSMSDDLTLEEQTEDGGTALTLAAEAGLVQNVSMLLQHGASPHNTNSRNESPLLIAVRQQSYDMVLSLIMGGAFVEQVCLKKWTATHEAAKVGCPAIMMLLLRHGAKVSSRNVHGVTPLGIAAEYGSTQALELLIHQGGDVNAQATNGDTVLYDAAGSGNLDCVNLLLEHGADANIASYAFQLPIHRAAYEGHFLVLRTLIPLTTERAIRLSGQNPVHSAADGGQVESLKLLIEKGFDVNALLDTHISENYGDLRKSPLYFAVSNGDMTCAEVLLAAGARTDLDPLRCILVSVRAERYELVQLLLSYGAEVNCYFRVISNTVFPTALQYCLRDQIMLRLLLNSGYQADKCFQCYHGDSEEIDPTWTDLHDQAYQIYRQPNVISFCEFVSVSWLTDLVGSVVRMLLDYVSHVSICSNLIRIVERRPEWDEISEILSKPRSLQHLSRLVIRGHMTPRTLNDPGTMAVVPFPPRLKNYLTYREYDLYRDLSST; this is encoded by the exons CTGTACTG AAATGGATGACATTGAGCAGGAAGGCATAAATGAGGAACTTATTGAGTTTGCCATCCGAGAGAGCATTCAAGATTCCTACAAGCTGCCATGTTCTCTACAAACTAACAG GAAGGAACCAAATAGTGAAGACTTTGTGAAGATAATCGCAGCCATTCAGAAAG GTGATGTGTGTGCTCTGCAGGCGCTGTCAGGTTGTGTGTCTGCCTTCAGAGAGACTGACATGAGGGGCCTGCTGcctctgcacactgcagctgtgCAGCCACAGCAAGAGATCCTGTCTGTGGTGCTGCAGG cagtgtcAATGTCCGATGATCTGACCCTGGAGGAGCAGACGGAGGATGGGGGCACAGCTCTGACTCTGGCAGCGGAAGCAGGCCTGGTgcaaaatgttagcatgctgctGCAGCACGGAGCTTCACCACACAACACCAACAGCAGGAATGAGTCTCCTCTGCTCATCG CAGTAAGACAGCAATCCTACGATATGGTTTTATCCCTCATCATGGGCGGTGCTTTCGTGGAGCAGGTGTGTCTCAAGAAATGGACAGCTACACATGAAGCTGCAAAG GTAGGGTGTCCGGCCATTATGATGCTACTGCTTCGACATGGAGCCAAAGTAAGTTCTAGAAATGTTCATGGAGTGACACCTCTGGGGATCGCAGCTGAATATGGCAGCACTCAGGCTTTGGAGTTACTCATACACCAAG GTGGGGATGTGAATGCCCAGGCCACCAATGGAGACACAGTCCTGTATGACGCTGCTGGATCTGGAAATCTGGACTGCGTCAACCTGCTCCTGGAGCATGGAGCCGATGCCAATATAGCCAGCTATGCTTTCCAGCTCCCCATCCACAGAGCTGCCTATGAGGGACACTTTCT AGTCCTGAGGACTCTTATCCCACTCACCACAGAGAGAGCCATCCGTCTCTCAGGCCAGAACCCTGTCCACTCAGCAGCTGACGGGGGGCAGGTTGAGAGTCTGAAGCTGCTTATTGAAAAGGGGTTCGATGTCAACGCCTTGCTGGACACACACATCTCTG AGAACTATGGAGACCTCAGAAAGAGTCCTCTGTACTTTGCTGTTTCCAATGGTGACATGACCTGTGCTGAGGTACTGCTGGCAGCCGGTGCAAGAACTGACCTAGATCCACTACGATGCATCCTGGTCTCTGTACGAGctgagag GTATGAGCTGGTGCAACTGCTGCTGTCCTATGGAGCAGAGGTGAACTGTTACTTCAGAGTGATCAGTAACACTGTGTTCCCAACAGCCCTGCAGTACTGCCTGAGGGATCAGATCATGCTGCGACTGCTGCTCAACAGCGGATATCAGGCTGATAA GTGTTTCCaatgttaccatggtgacagtGAAGAAATAGATCCTACCTGGACTGACCTCCATGACCAAGCCTACCAGATTTACAGGCAACCAAACGTCATTTCA ttCTGTGAATTTGTGTCGGTGTCGTGGCTGACAGATCTGGTCGGCAGTGTGGTGAGGATGCTCCTGGACTACGTCAGCCATGTCAGCATCTGTTCAAACCTCATACGCATCGTGGAGAGGAGACCAGAGTGGGATGAGATTTCTGAGATACTGA GCAAGCCACGCTCCCTGCAGCACTTGTCTCGACTGGTAATCAGGGGTCACATGACCCCGAGAACACTCAATGACCCTGGAACCATGGCCGTCGTCCCCTTTCCTCCCAGACTGAAGAACTACCTGACCTACAGAGAGTATGATCTTTACAGGGACCTCTCTTCAACTTGA
- the kcnj8 gene encoding ATP-sensitive inward rectifier potassium channel 8 yields MLARKSIIPEEFGLPGLASRIPRKPVFRDRVNKARFIAKNGSCNLAHKNIREQGRFLQDVFTTLVDLKWRFTLVIFTTTFVSSWLLFAMSWWLVAFAHGDLDPKRQNETYCVTDVKSFTSAFLFSIEVQVTIGFGGRAITEQCPTAITVLILQNIVGLIINAVMLGCIFMKTAQSNRRAETLIFSRHAVIAVRNNRLCFMIRIGDLRKSMIIGATVRLQVVRKTTTPEGEVIPIHQIDVQTESAIASNSLFLLAPLIICHFIDKNSPLYDLSAMELQCSDLEVIVILEGVVETTGITTQARTSYVSEEIQWGHRFVPIVTEEEGVYSVDYSKFGNTVKVTTPRCSARELDEKPSILIQTLQKSELSHQNSLRKRNSMRRNNSIRKGAGSSGSLRRNNSGLASPKVQFFTPGDSSQTLNAVT; encoded by the exons ATGTTGGCGAGGAAAAGCATCATCCCGGAGGAGTTTGGTCTGCCGGGGCTCGCCTCGCGCATTCCCCGCAAACCGGTGTTCAGGGATCGCGTGAACAAAGCTCGCTTCATCGCCAAAAACGGCTCGTGCAACTTGGCGCACAAGAACATCCGCGAGCAGGGCAGATTTCTGCAGGACGTCTTCACCACGCTGGTCGACCTTAAATGGCGTTTCACTCTGGTCATCTTCACCACGACGTTTGTCAGCAGTTGGCTGCTGTTCGCCATGAGCTGGTGGCTCGTGGCTTTTGCGCACGGGGACCTGGACCCAAAACGGCAGAACGAGACCTACTGCGTCACCGATGTCAA GTCGTTCACCTCGGCCTTCCTGTTCTCCATCGAGGTTCAGGTGACCATCGGCTTCGGCGGACGCGCGATAACAGAACAGTGTCCGACTGCCATCACCGTCCTCATCCTGCAGAACATCGTGGGGCTCATCATCAACGCTGTCATGCTGG GTTGCATCTTCATGAAGACGGCTCAGTCGAACCGCCGTGCAGAGACGTTGATCTTCAGCCGTCACGCCGTCATCGCCGTTAGAAACAACCGTCTGTGCTTCATGATCCGAATCGGAGATCTGAGGAAGAGTATGATCATCGGAGCCACCGTCAGActacag GTGGTGAGAAAGACGACGACACCGGAGGGCGAAGTGATCCCGATCCATCAGATCGACGTCCAGACTGAGAGCGCGATAGCCAGTAACAGCCTGTTCCTCCTCGCACCGCTCATCATCTGCCACTTCATCGACAAAAACAG TCCGCTGTACGACCTCTCGGCCATGGAGCTGCAGTGCAGCGACCTGGAGGTGATCGTCATCCTGGAAGGCGTGGTGGAGACGACGGGCATCACCACGCAGGCCCGGACCTCCTACGTCTCCGAGGAGATCCAGTGGGGTCACCGCTTCGTTCCCATAGTAACGGAGGAGGAGGGCGTGTACTCTGTGGACTACTCCAAGTTTGGAAACACAGTCAAG GTAACGACGCCACGCTGCAGCGCCAGAGAACTGGACGAGAAGCCGTCGATCTTAATCCAAACGCTGCAGAAAAGCGAGCTGTCGCACCAGAACTCGCTGAGGAAGCGTAACTCCATGCGACGCAACAACTCCATCCGTAAAGGCGCCGGAAGCAGCGGGAGCCTGCGCAGGAACAACTCGGGCCTCGCCTCACCCAAAGTCCAGTTCTTCACCCCCGGAGACAGCAGCCAAACCCTGAACGCCGTCACCTGA